The following proteins are encoded in a genomic region of Lachnospiraceae bacterium KM106-2:
- a CDS encoding beta-glucosidase, producing MAFKIENKSYCKIAFNEGGATLGYQDIPLIEQDGYVFKDLARSGELLPFEDWRLSPGERAQDLAARLSIEEIAGLMLYSPHQMVPSLPGMPFQATYDGKPFIESGKEDHELSDQLKEFLVEEHIRHILALQYKDAVVAAKWNNEMQSFVEGLPFGIPVNTSSDPRHGAESATAEFKSSGADVSKWPEGMGMSALFDPDMVQEFAKIAAKEYRALGITTALGPQIDLATEPRWMRYKDTFGGSTNLTIDYVKAYVDGMQTTENSIDGWGSDSVNTMVKHWPGGGTGEGGRDAHYAFGAYAVYPGDAFTNHLRPFTEGAFQLDGPTKRAASVMPYYTISNHIDQKNHENVGNAYSEYIIHDLLRTKYKYSGVVCTDWGITADPAPNMDHFFGGRCYGENGLTEARRHLKIIENGVDQFGGNSSIEPILKAYEFGCEKYGKKLMRKRLELSAERLLINMFQVGLFENPYVDPMESKRIVGCKEYVDAGYEAQLRSVVLLKNKDHVLPIKDKVKVYVPERTIKAKKNFFRMMDEPQTIKPVDDQVLSRYFIVTSNPEDADVGIVFLDSPMTDPYNEEEGYLPISLQYRPYTAKKARTVSLAGGDFREKSKNRSYQGKTVYAANESDLDNILMVREKMQGKPVIAVINLNNPAVVAEFEPYVDGMLAEFGVEKRAVLDIITGRVTPSGLLPCRLPKDMETVEVHKEDIAADIKAYVDTEGHPYDFSYGMNFDGVICDDRSKKYQLD from the coding sequence ATGGCATTTAAAATAGAGAACAAGTCCTATTGTAAGATCGCTTTTAATGAGGGAGGTGCTACATTAGGCTATCAAGATATTCCACTGATTGAGCAGGATGGTTATGTATTTAAAGATCTTGCAAGAAGCGGTGAGTTATTGCCTTTTGAGGATTGGAGGCTATCTCCTGGTGAAAGGGCGCAAGATTTGGCAGCGAGGTTATCAATAGAAGAAATCGCCGGTCTTATGTTATATTCGCCTCATCAGATGGTACCTTCATTACCAGGGATGCCATTTCAGGCAACCTATGATGGTAAGCCATTCATTGAGAGTGGAAAGGAAGATCATGAGTTAAGTGATCAGTTGAAAGAGTTCTTAGTAGAGGAACATATTCGCCATATATTGGCGCTTCAATATAAAGATGCTGTGGTTGCAGCAAAATGGAATAATGAGATGCAGTCATTTGTAGAAGGCCTTCCATTTGGAATCCCAGTGAATACTTCATCAGATCCAAGACATGGAGCAGAGAGTGCCACAGCTGAATTCAAGTCATCTGGTGCGGATGTATCAAAGTGGCCTGAAGGAATGGGAATGAGTGCCCTTTTTGATCCAGACATGGTTCAAGAATTCGCTAAAATTGCCGCAAAAGAGTATCGTGCTCTTGGAATCACTACAGCACTAGGCCCACAGATCGACCTTGCGACAGAGCCAAGATGGATGCGCTATAAAGATACATTTGGCGGCAGTACGAATCTCACGATCGATTATGTGAAAGCTTATGTGGATGGAATGCAGACAACAGAAAATTCCATAGATGGATGGGGAAGCGATAGCGTAAATACAATGGTAAAACATTGGCCAGGAGGAGGAACCGGAGAAGGCGGAAGGGATGCTCATTATGCATTTGGTGCATATGCGGTTTACCCAGGAGATGCGTTTACAAATCATCTTAGACCATTTACAGAGGGAGCATTTCAATTAGATGGCCCAACGAAGAGAGCAGCTTCAGTGATGCCTTATTATACTATCAGCAATCATATTGATCAGAAAAACCATGAAAATGTGGGAAATGCTTATAGTGAATATATTATTCATGATCTCCTACGTACAAAATATAAATATTCCGGTGTTGTCTGTACCGATTGGGGTATTACAGCAGATCCTGCACCGAATATGGATCATTTCTTTGGTGGAAGATGTTATGGTGAAAATGGATTAACGGAAGCCAGAAGACATCTAAAGATCATTGAAAATGGTGTGGATCAATTTGGAGGTAATTCTTCGATTGAACCAATCCTTAAGGCCTATGAATTCGGTTGCGAGAAGTATGGTAAGAAATTAATGAGAAAGCGTCTTGAATTATCAGCAGAGCGTCTATTAATAAATATGTTTCAAGTTGGTTTATTCGAGAATCCCTATGTGGATCCGATGGAAAGTAAAAGGATCGTCGGCTGTAAGGAATATGTAGATGCCGGATATGAAGCACAGCTTCGTTCGGTTGTATTATTAAAGAATAAAGATCATGTATTACCGATCAAAGATAAAGTGAAAGTATATGTTCCGGAGCGAACCATAAAGGCGAAGAAGAACTTCTTCCGCATGATGGATGAGCCTCAGACAATCAAACCTGTAGATGATCAGGTGTTATCAAGATATTTTATAGTTACTTCGAATCCGGAAGATGCAGATGTTGGAATTGTATTTTTAGATAGTCCAATGACAGATCCTTATAACGAGGAAGAGGGCTATTTACCAATCAGTCTTCAGTATCGCCCGTATACCGCTAAGAAAGCAAGAACAGTTAGTCTTGCAGGTGGTGATTTTAGAGAGAAAAGTAAGAATCGCAGTTATCAAGGGAAAACGGTCTATGCCGCAAATGAATCCGATTTAGATAATATTCTTATGGTTCGTGAGAAGATGCAGGGCAAACCAGTTATTGCGGTAATTAATCTGAATAATCCAGCAGTAGTAGCAGAATTTGAACCTTATGTAGATGGAATGTTAGCGGAATTTGGTGTGGAGAAACGAGCAGTTCTTGATATCATAACTGGAAGGGTAACACCATCTGGACTGCTTCCTTGTCGTTTACCAAAGGACATGGAAACGGTGGAAGTTCATAAGGAGGATATAGCAGCTGATATAAAAGCTTATGTAGATACAGAAGGTCATCCATATGATTTCTCCTATGGAATGAATTTTGATGGTGTGATCTGTGACGATAGAAGTAAGAAATATCAGTTAGATTAA
- a CDS encoding phosphate regulon transcriptional regulatory protein PhoB: MANILVVDDEVMINDMIKRNLTLVGHEITQAYDGKEALEKLKNESFDLILLDVMLPYLSGFELIDQCKDTPTIFLTAKDNMDDKIRGLTSGAEDYIVKPFEMLELIARINIVLRRNEHQENEIQIDAVTIDLGSKTVKRDGAIIELTPQEFRVLEVLIENKNLALSREQLLEKAWDFDYMGDTKTVDVHIQKLRKKLSFEERIKTVYKIGYRLEV, encoded by the coding sequence ATGGCAAATATATTAGTCGTAGATGACGAAGTGATGATCAATGATATGATCAAGCGAAATCTTACATTAGTAGGTCATGAGATCACGCAGGCATATGATGGAAAAGAAGCATTAGAGAAACTGAAGAATGAATCTTTTGATCTTATTTTATTAGATGTGATGTTACCATATCTATCAGGATTTGAGTTGATCGATCAGTGTAAAGACACGCCGACGATCTTTTTGACGGCCAAGGATAATATGGATGATAAGATTCGAGGACTTACTTCAGGAGCAGAAGATTACATCGTTAAACCATTTGAGATGTTAGAATTGATCGCAAGGATCAATATTGTGCTTCGAAGAAACGAGCATCAGGAAAATGAAATTCAAATCGACGCGGTTACGATCGATCTGGGAAGTAAGACGGTGAAGCGAGATGGAGCGATCATAGAACTGACGCCGCAGGAATTCAGAGTACTTGAAGTGTTAATTGAAAATAAAAATCTGGCTCTAAGCAGAGAGCAGCTATTAGAGAAGGCTTGGGACTTCGATTATATGGGAGATACCAAGACCGTCGATGTACATATTCAGAAATTACGAAAGAAACTATCATTTGAAGAGCGGATTAAGACCGTCTATAAGATCGGTTATCGCTTAGAGGTGTAG
- a CDS encoding putative general stress protein, with translation MMRDPVKTIGNLIDKAKTTLIGYVDEEGYPITKAMLAPREREGITTFWFSTNTSSNKVKCFKQNEKASIYFVDRRFFRGVSLIGTVEVLETEEAKKRIWHTGDLMYYKKGVNDPDYCVLKFTAEKGRYYSNFKSEDFTI, from the coding sequence ATGATGAGAGATCCAGTAAAAACCATTGGTAATCTAATTGATAAGGCAAAGACGACATTGATCGGCTATGTAGATGAGGAAGGATATCCAATTACGAAAGCGATGCTTGCACCGAGAGAACGAGAGGGGATTACAACGTTCTGGTTTTCTACGAATACATCATCGAATAAAGTAAAATGCTTTAAGCAGAATGAAAAGGCGAGTATTTATTTTGTTGATCGACGATTCTTTCGAGGTGTCAGTTTGATTGGAACCGTAGAAGTGTTAGAGACAGAGGAAGCAAAGAAGAGAATCTGGCATACAGGGGACTTGATGTATTATAAAAAAGGTGTGAATGATCCCGATTACTGTGTTCTTAAGTTTACGGCAGAAAAGGGAAGATATTATAGTAATTTTAAATCAGAAGACTTTACGATATGA
- a CDS encoding macrolide-efflux protein: MKDYIVFWFSQAVSRLGSSMTEYALIIWSFGETQSALTVSLLTFCSFVPYIIVSLFAGSFVDRHSKKKIMVISDSLAAACSFVVLVFMVTGGLKIWHIYLVNLIEGAMNSFQSPASSVAIGMMVPMEEQERASGLESFSDNLVTVTAPMLAGGLLSVVGLQGVVMIDLITFFFAVFVLWFGVSIHEKIEVKSVTKKKLFDGLQEGLQFLQYHRGILGIMITMACINFFSRLTYENILSPMLLARSGGNNAVFGLVSGMLGAGGIIGGLVVSIKKTSTNHLKMIYYSAGISFLLGDLLMGLGRNVVAWSIAGLAASIPIPFIMAAQRVILYENVPQNMQGRIFAVRNAIQYITIPFGIILGGVLADYVFEPMMGSGSKLADFLQVLVGKGSGSGMAIMFLCTGIMGSLVSILGYHNKSVQSLQQSK; encoded by the coding sequence ATGAAAGATTATATCGTATTCTGGTTTAGCCAGGCAGTATCAAGATTAGGAAGTTCGATGACGGAGTATGCATTAATTATCTGGTCGTTTGGAGAGACTCAGTCGGCACTTACTGTTTCATTATTAACTTTTTGTTCTTTTGTACCATACATAATAGTCAGCTTATTTGCAGGTTCCTTTGTAGATCGTCATTCTAAGAAGAAAATTATGGTGATCTCAGATTCGCTTGCAGCGGCATGTTCTTTTGTCGTATTAGTGTTTATGGTTACAGGCGGACTAAAGATTTGGCATATTTATCTGGTGAATCTGATTGAAGGTGCTATGAATTCATTTCAATCACCTGCGTCCTCTGTTGCCATCGGAATGATGGTCCCAATGGAGGAGCAAGAAAGAGCCAGTGGATTAGAATCCTTTTCTGATAATTTAGTAACTGTAACAGCGCCCATGTTAGCTGGTGGATTGCTTAGTGTAGTAGGGTTACAAGGGGTAGTCATGATCGATCTTATAACTTTTTTCTTTGCAGTTTTCGTTTTATGGTTTGGAGTATCCATTCATGAGAAGATAGAAGTAAAATCAGTAACGAAGAAGAAATTGTTTGACGGCTTACAGGAAGGACTTCAGTTTTTACAATATCATCGAGGTATTCTAGGAATCATGATCACGATGGCCTGTATCAACTTCTTTTCCAGACTAACTTACGAGAATATCTTATCCCCAATGCTGCTTGCACGTTCTGGAGGAAATAATGCGGTATTTGGTTTGGTAAGTGGTATGTTAGGTGCAGGCGGGATCATTGGCGGTCTGGTCGTCAGCATAAAAAAGACGTCAACTAATCATTTAAAGATGATATACTATTCGGCAGGAATCTCCTTCTTATTGGGGGATCTACTGATGGGACTTGGCCGAAATGTAGTTGCTTGGTCGATCGCTGGCTTGGCTGCAAGTATACCAATTCCATTTATCATGGCAGCACAAAGGGTCATCTTATATGAGAATGTGCCACAGAATATGCAGGGAAGAATCTTTGCAGTTCGAAATGCAATTCAATATATTACGATTCCATTTGGAATTATATTAGGAGGCGTTCTTGCTGACTATGTCTTTGAGCCGATGATGGGATCAGGCAGCAAGCTGGCAGACTTCCTGCAAGTTCTTGTGGGAAAGGGCTCCGGCAGCGGTATGGCGATCATGTTCTTATGTACGGGAATTATGGGAAGCTTGGTCAGTATACTGGGATATCATAATAAATCGGTACAAAGCCTACAACAAAGTAAATAA
- a CDS encoding phosphate regulon sensor protein PhoR, whose translation MKFWQKTFLSVFLLFAIIFNGSMYVIIHQNYQEELKHVKERGASEQYFISTSIAQNFAELAAKEELSASTIRESFQTYQEYYKEQGIYLELWKEDELFCDSGQEISGNRAEIAVTAKEQKSVIRKVKNKSFIYLSGCLVSPYESYKVIISMPIDNVLEARQQLIHLLLMIDFVAMILLAVSLFIMVKHLLRPLQQLIDATKEVANGNYSYRRKKEGKDEFAILSRSFDQMSESIEKNVKALEVENETKKQLIDNMAHELRTPLTAVLGYAEYLKMAKVPEEEKIEVLDNTISEIKRLSKLSNTLLSLAAIREEKITYDSIKVDELIERIRYIFERRAQEKQVTITYENGLNYLRGNQEMLEMLLTNLIENAMRAVSNGGHILVTFADKDHPFLQVEDDGIGMKREDLEKIQQPFYRVDKARSRKVGGVGLGVTLCTQIVKYHQASIHYDSVLGKGTIVRCDFTT comes from the coding sequence ATGAAATTTTGGCAGAAGACATTTTTATCCGTTTTTCTTTTATTTGCGATCATCTTTAATGGTTCGATGTATGTGATCATTCATCAGAACTACCAGGAAGAGTTAAAGCATGTAAAGGAAAGAGGGGCATCAGAGCAATATTTTATCAGCACTTCCATCGCACAGAACTTTGCAGAGTTAGCAGCAAAAGAAGAATTGAGTGCATCCACAATACGAGAATCTTTTCAAACGTATCAAGAGTATTATAAAGAACAAGGAATCTATCTGGAACTTTGGAAAGAGGACGAGCTATTTTGCGATAGCGGACAAGAAATCAGTGGAAACCGAGCAGAGATTGCTGTAACAGCGAAAGAACAAAAGAGTGTGATCCGGAAAGTGAAAAACAAATCGTTTATATATTTATCCGGCTGTCTTGTAAGCCCATATGAATCCTATAAAGTAATCATATCTATGCCGATTGATAACGTATTGGAAGCAAGACAACAGCTGATCCATCTTCTTTTAATGATCGATTTTGTGGCGATGATATTACTTGCGGTGTCGCTATTTATTATGGTGAAACATCTATTACGTCCACTGCAGCAGTTAATTGATGCGACAAAAGAAGTGGCAAATGGAAATTACTCGTATCGACGGAAGAAAGAAGGGAAGGATGAGTTTGCGATCCTCTCTCGTTCCTTTGACCAGATGAGTGAGAGTATTGAAAAAAATGTAAAAGCATTGGAAGTCGAAAACGAGACAAAGAAACAACTGATCGATAATATGGCGCATGAACTTCGAACACCTCTTACAGCAGTCTTAGGATATGCAGAATATTTAAAGATGGCGAAAGTGCCTGAGGAAGAGAAAATTGAGGTTTTAGATAATACCATATCTGAGATTAAGAGACTCTCAAAGTTAAGTAATACCTTGTTATCATTAGCGGCTATCCGTGAAGAAAAGATTACCTATGATTCGATCAAGGTAGATGAACTGATCGAGCGGATCCGCTATATTTTTGAACGACGTGCACAGGAAAAACAGGTAACGATCACTTATGAAAATGGATTAAACTATTTGAGAGGAAATCAAGAAATGTTAGAGATGCTTCTAACCAATCTGATCGAAAATGCTATGAGGGCGGTATCAAACGGGGGACATATTCTTGTAACATTCGCTGATAAAGATCATCCCTTCCTGCAAGTAGAAGATGATGGGATTGGAATGAAGAGAGAAGATCTTGAAAAGATTCAGCAGCCGTTTTACCGCGTGGATAAGGCAAGAAGCAGGAAGGTAGGAGGAGTCGGATTAGGCGTCACCTTGTGTACTCAGATCGTAAAATATCATCAAGCATCCATTCATTATGATTCGGTACTTGGAAAAGGAACGATCGTCCGATGCGATTTTACCACTTGA